One Planktothrix sp. FACHB-1365 genomic window carries:
- a CDS encoding family 10 glycosylhydrolase, translating to MVKFTDITTHWAKDSIENLANKNIITGYRDGSFKPDAPVTRAEFATMLIKAFPQLLENREPIEFKDVSSQFWAYSVIQKTYRTGFMSGYEDQSFKPQQNIPRVQALVALVKGLNYEPTQSIVKTLNQSLNDAKDIPNYARTAIAAAIESGLVVNYPEVKLLNPNKPATRGEVAVFFCQALRQQNEPLTIPEQYIVKPPIISVPTGELRGVWLTNIDSDVLFSKNALTEAFNLLAECKFNTVYPTIWNDGYTLYPSVLMERFTGIKIDPIPELKDRDILQEMIPLAKERNMSVIPWFEFGFMVPPNSKIAELRPHWITCRQDGTKGYQESQVNQVWLNPFHPQVQQFILGLIIEVVRTYDIDGIQLDDHFGLPVDLGYDEFTVKLYQKETGNATPPVDFKEANWVSWRAKKITEFLTRIFWVIKDYKPNCILSLSPNPYLYAYSQFLQDWKTWEQEGYLEELVLQVYREDMNGFLADLKRPELLEAKSHIPVSIGILTGLRIKPMSFTTIKEQIQLTRDRKFAGTSFFFYETWKQMMTSETQKAELKSLFSQGLERPKFV from the coding sequence ATGGTAAAATTTACAGATATAACGACTCATTGGGCTAAAGACAGTATTGAAAATTTAGCCAATAAAAACATCATCACGGGCTATCGAGATGGCAGCTTTAAACCCGATGCACCCGTCACAAGGGCCGAATTTGCCACAATGCTGATTAAAGCCTTTCCTCAACTTTTAGAGAATCGAGAACCCATCGAATTTAAGGATGTTTCGTCGCAATTTTGGGCCTATAGTGTGATTCAAAAAACCTATCGAACTGGGTTTATGAGTGGGTATGAAGACCAAAGTTTTAAACCCCAACAAAATATTCCCAGAGTTCAAGCCTTAGTCGCATTAGTTAAGGGATTAAATTATGAACCCACTCAATCTATTGTTAAAACCTTAAATCAGAGTTTAAATGATGCTAAAGATATTCCCAATTATGCGAGGACGGCTATTGCAGCGGCGATTGAATCTGGGTTAGTGGTGAATTATCCAGAGGTGAAACTTTTAAACCCCAATAAACCTGCAACTCGTGGGGAAGTAGCCGTGTTTTTTTGTCAAGCATTGCGTCAACAAAATGAACCTTTAACTATTCCAGAACAATATATTGTGAAACCGCCCATTATTTCCGTCCCGACTGGAGAATTAAGAGGAGTTTGGTTAACCAATATTGATAGTGATGTTCTGTTCTCTAAAAATGCGTTAACAGAAGCGTTTAATTTATTAGCAGAATGTAAGTTTAATACTGTTTATCCGACCATTTGGAATGACGGTTATACCCTTTATCCCAGTGTTTTAATGGAACGATTCACCGGAATTAAAATAGATCCAATTCCTGAATTAAAAGATCGAGATATTCTTCAGGAAATGATTCCTTTAGCAAAAGAACGCAACATGAGTGTGATTCCTTGGTTTGAATTTGGGTTTATGGTTCCCCCCAATTCTAAAATTGCCGAACTACGTCCCCATTGGATTACTTGTCGTCAAGATGGGACAAAAGGTTATCAAGAAAGTCAAGTTAATCAAGTTTGGTTAAATCCCTTTCATCCTCAAGTTCAACAATTTATTTTAGGATTAATCATTGAGGTCGTTAGAACTTATGATATTGATGGAATTCAACTGGATGATCACTTTGGTTTACCCGTTGATTTAGGTTATGATGAATTTACTGTTAAATTATATCAGAAAGAAACAGGTAATGCAACTCCTCCTGTGGATTTTAAAGAGGCAAATTGGGTGAGTTGGAGGGCGAAAAAAATCACGGAATTTTTAACTCGAATTTTCTGGGTGATTAAAGATTATAAACCGAATTGTATTCTTTCTTTATCCCCGAATCCTTATTTGTATGCTTATTCTCAGTTTTTACAAGATTGGAAAACCTGGGAACAGGAAGGCTATTTAGAAGAATTAGTCTTACAAGTTTATCGAGAGGATATGAATGGCTTTTTAGCCGATTTAAAACGTCCTGAACTCTTGGAAGCCAAAAGCCATATTCCTGTGAGTATTGGGATTTTAACGGGGCTTAGAATTAAACCGATGTCCTTTACAACGATAAAAGAACAAATCCAACTAACCCGCGATCGCAAATTTGCAGGAACCTCGTTTTTCTTCTATGAAACCTGGAAACAAATGATGACATCAGAAACCCAAAAAGCTGAATTAAAATCGTTATTTTCTCAAGGTTTAGAACGCCCAAAATTTGTTTAA
- a CDS encoding Rpn family recombination-promoting nuclease/putative transposase, which yields MRFINPKTDFAFKKIFGSSESKDILISFLNALVYNSEPIIQDLEIFDPYLSPKITGLKDTYLDVKAQLNTGEIVIIEMQVLNVEAFTKRVLYNAAKTYSLQLDAGQGYRFLKPVIALTITDFIEFENTDKLISRFVFKEKTQNFNYSENDLELVFVELPKFQKSLEELETLTDKWIYFMQKARLLESVPETLESVPQIQRAFQIANQTNLTREELDEVEKRELFLQDQKNAITLAQNEAKREKAIEIARQLLNILDDQTISRTTGLSLEEIQNLRYFRS from the coding sequence ATGCGTTTTATTAACCCTAAAACGGATTTTGCCTTTAAAAAAATTTTTGGTTCATCAGAAAGTAAGGATATTTTGATTAGTTTCCTGAATGCTTTGGTTTATAATTCGGAGCCTATCATTCAGGATTTAGAAATTTTTGATCCTTATCTTTCCCCCAAAATTACGGGTTTAAAGGACACTTATTTAGATGTTAAAGCCCAACTGAATACGGGTGAAATTGTAATTATTGAGATGCAGGTTTTAAATGTAGAAGCCTTTACCAAACGAGTTTTATATAATGCAGCAAAAACCTACTCGCTGCAATTAGATGCTGGACAAGGCTATCGATTTTTAAAACCTGTTATTGCTTTAACGATTACTGATTTTATTGAGTTTGAAAATACTGATAAACTCATTTCTCGGTTTGTATTTAAAGAAAAAACTCAAAACTTTAATTATTCTGAAAATGACTTAGAATTAGTGTTTGTGGAATTACCCAAATTTCAGAAATCCTTAGAAGAATTAGAAACGTTAACGGATAAATGGATTTATTTTATGCAAAAGGCTCGATTATTAGAATCTGTTCCTGAAACGTTGGAAAGTGTTCCTCAAATTCAACGGGCGTTTCAAATTGCTAATCAAACCAATTTAACCCGTGAAGAATTGGATGAAGTTGAAAAACGAGAACTGTTTTTACAGGATCAAAAAAATGCAATTACTTTAGCTCAAAATGAAGCAAAACGTGAAAAAGCAATAGAAATTGCTCGTCAACTTTTAAATATTTTAGATGATCAAACCATCAGTCGAACAACAGGATTGAGTTTAGAAGAAATTCAAAATTTGCGTTATTTTCGTTCTTAA
- a CDS encoding M15 family metallopeptidase, giving the protein MKPYQQITIQDCGEPLVKIPLEKFAIETPHAYQKLGAPYHLSAVDSPYYLRQSVLERLLTAQLLLQDNYPNWKILIFDAYRPVEVQQFMVDYSFNQLLKERGLNQHSLSAEQHQSILTEVYQFWASPSLDPTTPPPHSTGAALDITLVNETGKWLNMGSEIDEISPRSYPNYFEKSSDPTEQNYHQNRQILSKVMKTAGFQQHPNEWWHFSWGDQLWAWLTNQQPNKTPIIAKYGRYLC; this is encoded by the coding sequence ATGAAACCTTATCAACAAATTACCATTCAAGACTGCGGTGAACCTCTCGTTAAGATTCCCTTAGAAAAATTTGCAATAGAAACTCCCCACGCTTATCAAAAATTAGGTGCGCCTTATCATCTTTCTGCGGTAGATTCTCCCTATTATTTAAGACAAAGTGTTTTAGAGCGTTTACTAACCGCACAATTGCTATTACAAGACAATTATCCTAACTGGAAAATCCTCATTTTTGATGCCTATCGTCCGGTAGAAGTACAACAATTTATGGTAGATTATTCTTTTAATCAGTTATTAAAAGAACGGGGATTAAATCAACACTCTCTTTCCGCAGAACAACACCAATCTATCTTAACAGAAGTTTATCAATTTTGGGCATCTCCCAGTTTAGATCCCACTACACCGCCCCCCCATAGTACAGGTGCAGCACTGGATATTACGTTAGTAAATGAAACCGGAAAATGGCTGAATATGGGGTCAGAAATTGATGAAATTTCTCCTCGATCTTACCCCAATTATTTTGAAAAGAGTTCAGACCCAACGGAACAAAACTATCATCAAAATCGTCAAATTTTATCCAAAGTGATGAAAACCGCAGGATTTCAACAACACCCCAATGAATGGTGGCATTTTTCCTGGGGAGATCAATTATGGGCTTGGTTAACGAATCAACAACCAAATAAGACCCCTATTATTGCCAAATATGGTCGATATCTGTGTTGA
- a CDS encoding class I SAM-dependent methyltransferase, which produces MLLQRHQRIKLDETDDSLFYSFPRFVTHVDEAFIDQLTTLYRNRLKPQTRILDLMSSWVSHLPNDIEFAHVEGHGMNEEELAKNSQLDHYFIQDLNQNPKLPLSDQEFDAVLICVSIQYLQYPEAIVSEIHRILKPGGISIISFSNRMFYQKAIAAWREETEAHRIELVKGYFNSVQINNLPGFSSPEVISNQSKTPLFMQMLGMGGSDPFYAVIASRNSKP; this is translated from the coding sequence ATGTTACTTCAACGTCATCAACGGATTAAATTAGACGAGACAGACGACTCTCTATTTTACTCTTTTCCTCGTTTTGTTACCCACGTCGATGAAGCCTTTATTGATCAGTTAACCACCCTCTATCGAAACCGTTTAAAACCCCAAACTCGCATTTTAGATTTAATGAGTAGTTGGGTGTCTCATCTTCCCAATGATATTGAATTTGCTCATGTTGAAGGACATGGGATGAACGAAGAAGAATTAGCAAAAAATTCTCAACTTGATCATTATTTTATTCAAGACTTAAATCAAAATCCTAAACTTCCCCTATCAGATCAAGAGTTTGATGCGGTTTTAATCTGTGTCTCAATTCAATATTTACAATATCCTGAAGCCATTGTCTCAGAAATTCATCGAATTTTAAAACCGGGTGGAATTTCCATTATTAGCTTTTCTAATCGAATGTTTTATCAAAAAGCGATCGCAGCTTGGCGAGAAGAAACTGAAGCCCATCGCATCGAATTAGTCAAGGGTTATTTTAATTCAGTCCAAATCAACAATTTACCCGGATTTAGTTCCCCAGAAGTTATTTCTAACCAATCTAAAACCCCTCTATTTATGCAAATGTTAGGAATGGGAGGAAGCGATCCCTTTTATGCGGTTATTGCATCCCGAAACTCTAAACCGTAG